One region of Elusimicrobiota bacterium genomic DNA includes:
- the rpoN gene encoding RNA polymerase factor sigma-54 has protein sequence MAPMDMRPEGIQNMMLAPKMLLSMHVLQLNIMDLKTFLQAELEENLLLEEEEPVSETKDEDESRLDEVISALVDKKEAGNDEFNISSENERSDIREERKSYFESLSAEKENLYGHLREQLVPFAKDEEQMRIGEFIIGNIDDNGYLKVDIKEITDMLNVSVKKARNTLNLVRTFDPAGVAGRNLKESLLIQLINLGKGDKHIYKIVYWYLEDLGKGNFKKIAKALSITTEEVESAKKRIAYLNPKPGAVFGEDTAVWIIPDVIFHKNNGGYDIEINERDLPRLSLGSAYYNALKDKKADPVTKEYVRKNISHARWVIDAVRQRKNTINRVCRYLVDKQKDFLDEGAGAAKPLSMKEAADALLISEATVSRTVSNKYLQAPDRLISLKSFFVKGIKQDLGTVSSLNIKQKIKELVENENTRKPLKDIEIQSALKGQSINISRRTVAKYRDALNLESSKTRKG, from the coding sequence ATGGCGCCTATGGATATGCGGCCTGAAGGTATTCAGAATATGATGCTTGCGCCGAAAATGCTCTTGAGTATGCATGTGTTACAGCTTAACATTATGGACTTAAAAACTTTTTTGCAGGCAGAGTTGGAAGAAAATCTGCTTCTTGAAGAGGAAGAGCCGGTATCTGAGACTAAAGATGAGGATGAAAGCCGGCTTGATGAGGTGATCTCAGCGCTTGTTGATAAGAAGGAAGCGGGGAACGATGAGTTTAATATTAGCTCAGAAAACGAAAGGTCAGACATAAGGGAAGAGAGAAAAAGTTATTTTGAGAGCCTAAGTGCCGAAAAAGAAAATCTTTACGGGCATCTGCGCGAGCAGCTTGTTCCATTTGCAAAGGATGAAGAGCAGATGCGAATAGGCGAATTTATAATAGGTAATATTGATGATAATGGTTATCTTAAAGTGGATATAAAAGAGATCACGGACATGTTAAATGTTAGCGTGAAAAAAGCCAGAAACACGCTTAATCTTGTAAGAACATTTGATCCCGCTGGGGTTGCCGGACGCAACCTGAAAGAATCGCTGCTTATTCAGTTGATAAACTTAGGAAAGGGCGATAAGCATATTTACAAGATAGTTTATTGGTATTTAGAGGATCTGGGAAAAGGGAATTTTAAAAAAATAGCTAAAGCGCTTTCTATCACCACAGAAGAAGTTGAGTCAGCAAAAAAAAGAATAGCATATCTTAACCCCAAGCCCGGGGCAGTCTTTGGCGAAGATACGGCCGTATGGATAATACCCGATGTCATTTTTCATAAAAACAACGGCGGTTACGACATTGAGATAAATGAAAGAGATTTGCCCAGGCTATCTTTAGGCTCCGCTTATTATAACGCATTAAAAGATAAAAAAGCCGATCCTGTCACAAAAGAGTATGTCAGAAAAAATATTTCCCATGCCAGATGGGTTATTGATGCGGTTAGGCAGAGAAAAAACACCATTAATCGGGTATGCAGATATTTGGTTGACAAGCAAAAGGATTTTTTAGACGAGGGTGCCGGCGCGGCAAAGCCATTATCCATGAAAGAGGCGGCGGATGCGCTTCTCATTAGTGAAGCGACGGTAAGCAGAACAGTTTCCAATAAATATCTGCAGGCTCCTGACCGCTTAATCAGCTTAAAAAGTTTTTTTGTGAAAGGAATTAAACAGGATCTGGGAACGGTTTCTTCGCTGAACATAAAACAAAAGATAAAGGAGCTCGTAGAGAATGAAAATACAAGAAAACCTTTAAAAGATATTGAGATCCAGTCAGCCCTTAAAGGTCAGAGCATAAATATTTCGAGAAGAACTGTTGCTAAGTACAGGGATGCCCTGAATTTAGAGTCTTCCAAAACACGGAAGGGGTGA
- a CDS encoding PAS domain S-box protein yields MKKGSHFFEWTHKRANGEEFFATVLLTRMELEGKKVLQATVRDITQEKKTKLELEKKIEELERFNKIAVGRDLRMVELKDKIRELEKRLK; encoded by the coding sequence ATGAAAAAAGGGTCTCATTTTTTTGAATGGACACATAAAAGGGCAAATGGGGAAGAATTTTTTGCCACCGTATTATTGACACGGATGGAGCTTGAAGGCAAGAAGGTCTTGCAGGCGACCGTTCGAGATATAACGCAGGAGAAAAAAACGAAGCTGGAACTTGAGAAAAAAATAGAGGAACTTGAAAGGTTTAATAAAATCGCAGTTGGCAGGGATCTCCGCATGGTGGAGCTGAAAGATAAAATTAGAGAACTGGAAAAAAGGCTGAAATAA
- a CDS encoding PAS domain S-box protein produces the protein MLDTVKVPKQFEPIFEKAQEYVSKYFKERKEDPTKGTIEIFGQRYILVRAASMSVDFFDVVKELYKEQGEEAAINIARQLLFDIAHTIGKQDAKNFHNRMQLKDPIEKLSAGPIHFSYSGWAFVDIFPESRPSADENFYLIYDHPFSFESDAWEKKNKKSNFPVCVMNAGYSSGWCEESFGVTLVASEIMCKAKGDEVCRFIMAHPSKIEDYIREYLKKEPELAKKITAYEIPSFFKIKQIEEERRKAADALRSSEEKFRAIFDNANDGMLLADLEARKFYTGNSSVCQMLGYSLEEMKKLGVTDIHPKEDLPYVIEQFERQLRGEIAVAKDLPVKRKDGSVFYADVNSSPVTLAGKTYLLGIFRDITERKKAEDKIDEQRKFLEKVLKSLTYPFYVIDVKDYTIKIANSAAGFGDLSKGLTCYALTHRRDSPCTEEHICPLKEVMRTKKPVMTEHIHYDKDGNGKYFEVHGDPIFNSEGNVVQMIEYSIDITERKQAEKALRESEDYLGATLRSIGDGVISTDSEGNIISLNSVAEKLTGWLSSEAKGRPISDVFHIINTQTREAVESPVPSVIAGGRTVFMAKHTLLIARDGTEHQIDDSCAPICDINGKVIGTVMVLRDITEEYRVREALKEKTALLSSLLDSIPDLVFYKDKQGVYLGCNPEFARFVNRDISAIIGFKDHDLFSKEVSDSFRKQDQIMLNQGMPLQNEEWLTYPDGTRSLVDTLKAPLRDADGQVVGLLGLSRNITERKLAEEFLRDSEERFRSLFTESRDAMMTLSPEAGFMSGNPAAIKMFACKDEDDFISKSLGVMSPEYQPDGALSADKAREMMALAIKEGSRFFEWVHKSRDGTEFPATVLLSKFEIGGKVILQATVRDISQEKRAEQEMKEAVAIKSDFISMVSHELRTPLGVIMEGINIVLDGSLGECNEKQKDFLSMAKRNVDRLGRLINDVLVIQKMEAGMMKFNVQEGAINEAVRDIWSAMLRLAEEKGLRLEMEIEENLPKISFDSDRILQVLTNLLNNAIKFTEKGVVAIKTEKMDNVIKVSVSDTGPGIRNEDMHKLFGKFEQISAGNQRKTGGTGLGLAISRNIIEQHRGKIWAESEFGKGTIFSFTLPIMERRG, from the coding sequence ATGCTGGATACAGTTAAGGTGCCAAAGCAATTTGAGCCGATATTCGAAAAGGCTCAAGAGTATGTGAGTAAATATTTCAAGGAAAGGAAAGAAGATCCTACAAAAGGCACGATTGAAATATTTGGCCAGCGGTATATTCTGGTAAGAGCCGCCTCTATGTCGGTGGACTTTTTTGATGTTGTTAAGGAACTATATAAAGAGCAAGGAGAGGAAGCGGCGATTAACATAGCAAGACAGCTTCTTTTTGATATTGCTCATACTATCGGAAAACAAGATGCCAAGAATTTTCATAACAGGATGCAACTAAAAGACCCGATTGAGAAACTTTCGGCAGGACCGATTCATTTCTCATATTCTGGCTGGGCGTTTGTGGATATATTTCCTGAATCGAGGCCGTCTGCGGATGAGAATTTCTACCTTATATACGACCATCCTTTCTCGTTTGAGTCTGATGCCTGGGAGAAAAAAAATAAGAAGAGCAATTTTCCCGTATGCGTAATGAATGCGGGTTATTCCTCGGGATGGTGCGAGGAGAGCTTTGGAGTAACTCTGGTCGCGTCTGAAATAATGTGCAAGGCAAAAGGGGATGAGGTATGCCGTTTCATAATGGCACATCCTTCGAAGATAGAGGACTATATAAGAGAATATCTAAAGAAAGAGCCGGAATTAGCAAAAAAGATCACCGCGTATGAAATACCGAGCTTCTTTAAAATAAAACAGATAGAAGAAGAACGCAGGAAGGCGGCGGATGCGCTGAGGAGTTCCGAGGAGAAATTTAGAGCCATTTTTGATAATGCAAACGACGGAATGCTTCTGGCAGATTTGGAGGCAAGAAAATTTTATACCGGCAATAGTTCAGTCTGTCAAATGTTAGGTTATAGTCTTGAAGAGATGAAGAAGTTAGGGGTCACAGACATTCATCCCAAGGAAGATCTACCCTATGTTATAGAACAGTTTGAGAGGCAACTAAGAGGAGAGATTGCAGTGGCTAAAGATCTTCCGGTGAAAAGAAAAGACGGCAGTGTTTTTTATGCTGATGTTAACAGTTCTCCTGTAACGCTGGCTGGAAAAACGTATCTCTTAGGTATCTTTAGAGACATTACCGAGCGCAAAAAGGCAGAAGATAAGATAGATGAGCAAAGAAAGTTTTTAGAAAAGGTGTTAAAATCCCTTACTTATCCTTTCTATGTTATAGATGTAAAGGATTATACGATTAAAATAGCCAATTCTGCTGCGGGGTTTGGCGATTTGTCCAAAGGATTGACCTGTTATGCTTTAACGCATAGGCGCGACAGTCCGTGCACAGAAGAACATATCTGCCCGCTGAAAGAAGTAATGAGAACTAAAAAACCTGTAATGACAGAACATATTCACTATGATAAAGACGGCAATGGAAAATATTTTGAAGTGCACGGAGACCCCATTTTTAACAGCGAAGGAAATGTTGTCCAGATGATTGAATATTCCATAGACATCACCGAGCGCAAGCAGGCGGAGAAGGCGCTGCGCGAGAGCGAGGACTATTTAGGCGCTACATTACGCTCCATAGGTGATGGTGTGATCAGCACAGATTCGGAGGGGAACATTATTAGCCTGAACTCTGTCGCTGAAAAGCTTACGGGTTGGCTCAGTTCCGAGGCAAAGGGCCGCCCGATATCTGATGTTTTTCATATTATCAATACACAAACCCGAGAAGCGGTAGAAAGTCCCGTTCCGAGTGTTATAGCCGGAGGCCGGACCGTCTTCATGGCCAAACACACATTACTTATTGCCCGTGACGGCACGGAGCATCAAATTGATGACAGCTGCGCTCCTATTTGTGACATTAACGGGAAAGTCATTGGTACGGTGATGGTTTTACGCGATATAACTGAGGAATATCGCGTGCGGGAGGCTTTGAAGGAGAAGACAGCTCTGTTATCCAGCTTGCTTGATTCTATTCCGGACCTAGTTTTCTACAAAGATAAACAAGGCGTGTATCTTGGCTGCAATCCTGAGTTTGCCCGCTTTGTTAATCGAGATATCTCAGCCATTATCGGCTTCAAAGATCATGACTTATTCAGTAAAGAGGTATCTGATTCTTTTCGCAAGCAGGACCAAATCATGTTGAATCAGGGAATGCCGCTTCAAAATGAGGAGTGGCTCACTTACCCGGACGGGACTCGTTCGCTTGTGGACACATTAAAAGCTCCGCTGCGCGATGCTGACGGCCAAGTTGTAGGCCTGCTTGGTTTAAGCCGCAACATTACCGAGCGCAAGCTGGCGGAGGAATTTTTGCGTGACAGTGAGGAAAGATTTCGCTCTCTCTTTACCGAATCAAGAGATGCCATGATGACACTTTCACCTGAGGCGGGATTCATGTCCGGAAATCCCGCTGCCATCAAGATGTTTGCTTGTAAGGATGAAGATGATTTTATTTCCAAATCGCTGGGGGTTATGTCTCCGGAATATCAGCCGGACGGCGCCTTGTCAGCTGATAAAGCGCGGGAGATGATGGCGCTGGCAATAAAAGAAGGCTCGCGATTTTTTGAATGGGTTCATAAGAGCAGGGACGGAACGGAATTCCCGGCAACTGTCTTGCTTTCAAAATTTGAAATTGGCGGCAAGGTAATCCTGCAAGCGACTGTGCGCGACATCAGCCAGGAGAAGAGAGCGGAACAAGAGATGAAAGAAGCGGTGGCAATAAAGTCCGATTTTATTTCAATGGTGTCGCATGAATTGCGAACTCCGCTTGGGGTTATTATGGAGGGGATCAATATTGTTCTTGATGGATCGTTAGGAGAGTGCAACGAAAAACAAAAGGATTTTTTGTCTATGGCGAAAAGAAATGTTGACAGGCTTGGCCGTTTGATCAACGATGTGCTGGTTATTCAAAAGATGGAAGCCGGGATGATGAAATTTAATGTGCAGGAAGGAGCCATTAATGAAGCTGTCAGGGATATCTGGTCTGCGATGCTGCGCCTCGCCGAGGAAAAAGGATTGCGGTTAGAGATGGAAATAGAGGAGAATCTGCCCAAAATAAGTTTTGACAGTGACAGGATATTGCAGGTTTTAACGAACCTTTTGAACAATGCCATTAAATTCACGGAAAAAGGAGTGGTTGCTATCAAAACGGAAA